GCAGGGGCTCCAGCACACCGTGCAGACGACGGCCTTCATCATGCTCATCGCCGTCGGGGGGAAGCTCCTCAGCTGGGTGCTCACCTATCACCAGATCCCGCAGCGGCTGGTGGACGTTCTCGTGCAGGCGGAGGTCAACCGGTGGATCCTGATGGTCGCCTTTCAGCTGATGTACATCGTGCTGGGCATGTTCATCGACCCCGTCTCGATGATCATCGTCACCATGCCGGTCCTGGTCCCTGTCCTCACGGCTCTCCACTTCGATCTCATCTGGTTCGGCATCCTCCTGATGGTGAACATCGAGATGGCCCTGATCACCCCTCCGGTGGGCTTCAGCCTCTACATCCTCAAGGGTCTCGCGCCCGACAACGTCACGTTCAACGATGTGCTGGCCGGCTGCCTGATCTTCGCCCTGGCGGACCTGGCCGTGATCGGGACCCTGATGGTGTTCCCGGAGCTCGTCCTGTGGCTGCCTCGGACGATGGGGTGAGGAACCATGAGAATCTGGTATCAGAGCTACAGCGCGATCGGCTTCGACCCCCGGTGGGCCTACTACGAGGAGCACCTCGAGCGCCACGTCCGCGAGGTGGCTCGGCCCACTACCGAGGTGTCCGTCCACGGGGTCCCGCTCATGGTGGACCGGATGGTCAACTCGCGCTATCTGCAGTACCTGCACGCCAGACAGGTCCACGAGCACGCGCTCCTGGCCGAGCGTCAGGGCTATGACGCCTTCGTCCTCGGGGGGATGCTGGACCTCGCCTACCATGAACTGCACGAGCTCCTCACGATTCCGCTGCTCTTCATCGCGGAGACGTCGTTTCACGTCGCCTGCCTCCTGTCGCCCAACTTCTCGGTGATCGCACCCAACGCCGCGGTGCTGGCGGGGATCGAAGGCCGGGTCGCGGAGTACGGGCTCGGCTGCCGCTACGTACCGGGCGTGCACCTGGGCGGGATGCCCCTCGAGGAGATGGTGGCGAGCTTCGCAAAGCCGGCGCCGGTGCTGGAGCGGATCTCGGCGGCGGCGTGGGAGGCGATCGGCCGGGGGGCCCGCCTGCTCGTTCCCGGCTTCGGCGCCCTGAACGTGTTCCTGGTCGCGCAGGGCGTCCGGGCATGCGACGGGATCCCCCTCCTGGACAACACGGCGGTGCTCATCAAGATGGCCGAGGCGCGGGTGGACCTGCACCGCCTCGGCGCGCGAGGCGGGCGACGCGGCCCGGGGGCTGCTCCCTCGCGGGAGGAAGTGCAGGCGGCCAGACGGCTCTACGGACTCGAGTAGGGAGACAGCGGGAGGAGGGGAGAGGAGCCATGGGGAACGGCGCGAGGATCTGGACCCAGAGCTGCTCGGCGGAAGGGGATGCCGTCTGGGGCGTGTATCAGGAATCGGTCAAGCGGCATGCCGCGAGGATTGCCCGCTCCGGGACCGAGATCGAGTTCCACGGCGTGACGAGCACCTTTCCGGGCATCGACCACCTCGACAGCGCCGAGCACCTGGCCACCGTCGAGGTGATTCGCAACGCGATCCACGCCGAGCAACAAGGCTATGCGGCCTTCGTCATGATCAGCACGATCGACGCGGGCCACCGGCAGATTCGCGAGCTGACCGACCTTCCGGCCGTCTTCATCACCGAGTGCGCCGTTCACCTGGCCTCCCAGCTGGCGGGGCGCTTCGCCTTTCTCACCCACAACCGGATGATCCTGGAGAAGATGCAGCGGATGGCGCGAAGTTACGGTCTGGGCGGGCGGATGGTCGACGGCGCCTCGCTGGACCTGACCTATCGGGATTTCCGGCGCATGTACGAGGACCCGGCCCCGGTCCTGGCGGCCTTCGCCAGCGAGGCCCGGAAGGCGGTGGGCCGGGGCGCGGGGATGCTCCTGCCGGCCGGGAACCCCGTGAACATGTTCCTGCTGGATCACGGGGTGCGGGACGTCGATGGCGTCCCTCTGCTCGACAGCTTTGCCGCGGCGATCAAGGCGGCGGAGGCGCTGGCGGATCTCCAGCGCATGGGCATCACGCGGGGGACGTCGCCGGCCACCAGGGAACAACGAGAGGGGCTTCGCGCCCACTACCTGTCCCCACGCTAGCGGCGTCCGGGCTGGCCTCTCGGCGCGTGGCCGTATATGATGGCGAGCGAGCGGTCCTGGCCGTCGCGGGCGGAGACGAGAGGGGCCGGGCCGGGCGCGGGATGCGCCGAGTCACCGCGGGAGTGACGGGGAGAGGCAGACGACCATGCTTCGGGCGGGAATCGTGGGGGCCACGGGAATCGCGGGCCAGCAGTTCGTCGTGGCCGTGCAGGACCATCCATGGTTCCAGATCGCGCGGCTGGCGGCCAGCGGCCGCTCGGCCGGGAAGACCTACGGTGAGGCCCTGCGCGATGCCGGGACCGGCGCGCGCCGCTGGTGGTGCGAGGAAGAGCCGTCGGCCGACGTCCTGGCGCTCCCGGTCGAGGACGGCGACCAGCTCGATGCCCGGGGGCTGGACATCATCTTCTCGGCCACCGAGTCGGACGTGGCCCAGGTCCAGGAGCCGCGCTTCGCCCGGACGACGCCGGTGGTCAGCACGGCCTCGGCCTTCCGCTACGAGGCCGACGTCCCGCTGCTGGTCCCGAACGTGAACATGGCGCACGCCGAGCTCCTCCACACGCAGCGGACGGGCCGCGGCTGGAAGGGGTTCGTCGTGCCGATCCCGAACTGCACCGTCACTGGCCTCGTGATCACGCTGAAGCCCCTGGCCGACCGGTTCGGCCTGGAGTCGGTGGTCGTCAGCACCATGCAGGGGCTGTCCGGCGCGGGCCGCTCGCCGGGCGTCGTGGGGCTGGACATCCTGGACAACATCGTCCCCTACATTCCCAAGGAAGAGGAGAAGGTGGAGCGGGAGCTGCAGAAGATCCTCGGCACCCTCTCGGCCGGCGCCATCCAGTCCCACCCGGCCGTGGTCAGTGCTACCTGCACGCGGGCCAATGTCATGGAGGGGCACACCGAGGCCGTGTTCGCGTCGCTCACCCGCCGGGTGAGCCTGGACGAGGTCCGCGCGGCCCTCCGCGACTGCCGCAACGAGGCCCGCGAGCTGAAGCTGCCCTCGGCGCCGGAGGAGTGGATCCACGTCCACGAGGATCCGTTCCGCCCGCAGCCCCGCCTGGACCGCAACCGGGGCCACGGCATGACCACCACGGTCGGCCGCGTCCGGGAGGACAAGGTCCTCAGGAACGGCGTGAAGTACCTGCTGGTGACCCACAACACGCGGATGGGCGCCGCCGCGGGGGCCGTCCTGGTGGCCGAGTACCTGAAGGTGCGGGGGTTCCTCGGGGCGTAGCCGGCGCCGCGCGGGCGGGACCGGCCCGCCGGGGACCCGGGCCGAAGCCATGAGACGGCTGACACTGCGGCGCCGGCTCCACACGGTGCTGCTCCAGTGGTTCCTGCTGCTCGTGATCGCCGCGGGGGCGGTCCTGGCGCTGTCCTTCCCGGGCGTCCGCCGGAACCTGGTGGACGACCGGCTTCTCCTGGCACGCACGATCGCCCATTCCCTCGACGCCACCCTCTCCACCGCGATTCAGGACCTGGGCCGGCTGTCCGCGGAGCTGCCGGCGCTGGACGCCGAGGTGGCCGGCCGCCTGCGGATCTTCCGGTTCCAGTCGCCGTTCCGGGAGGCGACCTACATCCTCGACGAGCGCGGCACGATGATCGCGTCGGACCCGACCGACGCGGCGCCGCTGCCCGCGCTGCGGCTCGGGCACCACGAAGCCGTCACGCCGCTCACGCGCAAGCCCGGAGGCGAGCAGCGTCCCGTCCTGGCCATCGTCCTGCCGTTCCGCCGGAACGGCGCCACCCGCTACCTCGTGTCGGAGATGAATCCCCTCGGCTCGATGGTGAGCGCGTTCCTGCAGGGGCTGGGGCTGGATCCCGACATGCACGTCGTCGTCCTCGACGAGAACGGGGTCGTGGTTGCGTCGCACGATCAGCAGCAGATCTTCCGGACCCTGCCGGGCGCCGAGGCCTACGGCGAGCGGATCCGGGCGCATCGCCCGCTGGTCCGGGAGGATCTCCGGTGCGAGTTCGCGTCCGAGCGGCACGACGCCGCGGACGTCCTGATGGTCATGGTCCCGCTGCGCTTCGCCCCGTGGGGCGTCGTCATCCAGCAGCACAAGGCCAAGGCCTTCTCGGGACTGTACACCAGCCGGCGCGGTTGGCTCGTCGCCGGCGTGATGCTGGCCGTCATGGGGCTGCTGCTGTCACGGACCCTCTCGAAGTCGGTCGTCGCGCCGATCCAGGAGCTGTCGCGCCAGGCCGAGACCATGCGCAGCGGCGATCTGTCGAGCCGGATCGCGGTGTCGGGGGACCACGAGATCGAGCTGCTGGCCCGGACGCTCGACGAGGCACGCGAGCGGCTGGCCTCCACGCTCGGCGCGCTCACGACGCTGAACGAGGACCTCGAGGGAGAGGTGGCGGCCCGGACCAGGGTGATCCAGGCGAAGTACCTCGAGCTGCGGCTCCTGCATGCCGTCTCGCAGCTCTCCACCCAGGAGCGCGAGCCCGACCGCATCGTTCCGGAGATGCTGCGGCTGATCGCGGAACACTACGCGTTCCCCGCGGCGGCGATCGTGACGCGCCCGTTCGAGGGGCCGGCGGCGACGTACGTGGTCCCGCACGAGAGCGAGATCCCGTGGCTCGCGGCGGGGCGGACGCCCCCGGACACGTGGCAGCGGCGGGAGATCGCCTATCAGGGGAGGGTGCTGGCCGAGCTGTTCCATCCCCGGGTGGAGGACCTCGACGAGCAGGTGATGGGGGCGCTCGCGCACCAGCTGGCCATCTCCCTGCACGGCGCCTACCTCTGGAAGCGTACGATGGTGCAGGATGCGCAACGCCAGGGGCTGGTGCGTCGTCTGCTCAGCGCCACGGAGGAGGAGCGCCGGCGGCTCGCCCGCGAGCTGCACGACGAGATCTCCCAGCTCTTGACCGTGATCCAGCTGTCCCTGCACCATGTGGACCTGAACACACCGGAGATGAGCCGGGCCCGGGATCTCCTGGCGAGGACGCAGCAGGAGGTCCATCGCATCATCTATGATCTCCGCCCCTCGCTCCTCGACGATCTGGGGCTCTCCGCGGCGCTGAAGTCCCATGCCCAGGAGCATCTGGCGCGGCAGGGCCTGAGCCTGAACCTCGAGATCGAGGAGGGGCTGCCGGCGCGGCCGGAGATCGAGATCGCGACCTTCCGCATCTACCAGGAGCTGGTGACGAACATCCTGCGGCACGCGCAGGCGGAGCACGTGTCCATCGAGCTGTACGAGCGCGAGGGCATGCTCGTCCTCGCGGTGGAGGATGACGGCGTCGGGTTCGATCCGGACGCGAAGTCGGCCGGGGTCGGGCTCACCGGGATGCGGGAGCGCGCGGCGCTCCTCAAGGGGTCGATCCGGTTCGACAGCGAGCCCGGCCTGGGCACCCACGTGGTCGTGGAGATCCCGATCCCATGATCCGCGTCGTCATCGTCGACGATCACGATCTCGTGCGCGAGGGGATCCGCGCGCTCCTCGAGCAGGACCCGGCCTTCGAGGTCGTGGGCGAGACGGGGGACGGGCAGGAGGCCATCCGCCTGGCCCGGCGCCTCCGCCCCGACGTGCTCCTGATGGACGTCAGTCTCCCCGGCGGCATCGGGGGACTCGAGGCCACCGAGACCATCGTGGCGGACTGCCCGGGGTCGAAGGTCATCATCCTGACGCAGTACGAGAACCGCGAGTACATCAAGCGCGCCATCCGGATCGGCGCCCGGGGGTACCTGCTGAAGCGCAGCGTCGCGGCGCAGCTGAAGGAGGCCATCAAGACGGTCCACGCGGGGCAGCGGTACCTCCACCCGCTGGCGGCCGAGGAGCTGGTGGACCTGGTGACGACGGGCAAGTCGCTCGAGGAGGACGACTACGACCGGCTGACGCCGCGGGAGAAGCAGGTGTTCAAGCTCCTGGCGGAGGGCAAGACCAGCCGCGAGATCTCCAAGTACCTGACGATCAGCCTGAAGACCGCCATGACCCACCGCACGAACATCATGACGAAGCTCGCGATGCACTCGAGAGCGGAGCTGATCCGGTACGCGATCCGCAAGGCGATCATCCCGGTGGAGGGGCCGTGAGGCCGGCCGGCGAGGTCGGGCGGGAGCGGGCCGGGCGCTCAGTAGGGGTGGAGCGTGTCGGCGATGCGCTTGAGGTCCCGCGGCGGCAGATCGGTCTCGACCTCGATCCAGAACTCCCCGCGCCTGAGGACCAGACGGAGCAGCGCTCCGTCCCGCCACCACGTCGAGTCGGGCACGTCGGGGAGCGGCTGGCTGGCGGCCGGATGGGCGGGCATGGGGCCCCCTCGTCGCTGGGTCACCGACAGGCGGCGCTCGGCCCGCCAGACGATGACGAAGGTCGGCTGGGGACTCAGGGTGACGGTCAGGCGCGACGGGCGGTCGCCGAGCGCCGCGGGCCGGTAGGCGGGGACGAGCGGCGCGAAGCCCACGCGGCGCTGCACCTCGACCAGGCTCGTGAGGATGAACGGCCCCGGGCGCGTCTCCGGGAAGAAGAGGGGGACGCCCAGATGGAGCGCGCGGAGCACGAGGAGCACCCCGAGGGTGATCAGGGCGAAGCTGCCGAGCCCCGTCAGACGCACCATGGCAGCACGGCCAGCAGGATCGCCGCCGCGAGGGCGATGGTGGCGACGGGAAGCGCGTCGTCGCGCCGGCTGCCGCCGAGCAGCACGTCCACCCGCTTCCTCAGTGCGGCCCTGGCCGCCAGGTCGCGGCGGTCGGTGGACTCGTAGATCCTCAGCAGGGTCCGGGTCAGCAGCCGCGGATCTCGTCCGGCCACGGCCTCGGCATCGCACTCGATCTCCACCTCGAGGCAGTACTCGCGGAACGACCAGAGCGCCACGGGGTTGTAGCACTGCAGGAGCCTGACGAGGAACAAGGCGTGAGCGCGGACCCAGCGGCCGCGTCGCCAGTGGGCGTTCTCGTGCCGGAGGACGATGGCGAGCTCGTCCTCGCTCATCTGCCCGAGTGCCCCTCGCGAGACGATGACCCGGGGGCGCCCCGGCCAGCCTCCGGTGGCCAGCGCGATGTCCTCCGACGGGCTCAGGACCACCTCGCAGCGCTGCCAGCCGGGCAGGCTGCGGGCGAGCTGCGCCAGCCGCTCCGGCACGGCCGCGGGGCTCGTCCTGGGCCGGCGCAGCGCGGGCAGGAGCTCCTGCCAGACCGTGAGGCCCACCATCATCAACCCCGCGAGCAGGACGACGTGGTAGACGCGGAGGCCGGCCGGCAGCGGCACCGCGAGCAGCCGGCCGCTGTCCAGCCACGCGAGCCGCTCGCGGAACTCCAGGCCGGCGCGGCCGGGGACCGCCGCCGTGAGCACGGGCAGGAGCAGCAGGAGGGCCAGGAGGAGGCGCTTCGTCCTTCCTGAGGCGAGATCCACGCGCCGGGCCCAGGCGTAGAAGACGATGCCCATGATCGACGAGTGGAGAGCCACCTGCCAGAGGAAGGACGGCAGGGGGGGCATACCAGGAGGCCGGGATCACTGACCCCCGAAGCGCTCGTCGTACTCCAGGGCGTGCTCGCGGCGGAGCTTGTCCTTGCGGATCTTCCCGGTGAAGATGCTGGTGTCCATCGGGAACGACTCGGGCGTGAGGTGGGCACCCGCCATGTGCCAGATGAGGACGATGAGGAACGCCAGGAGCGCCTCATTGCTGTGCATGACCTTTGCTGCCGGGATGAGCTCGGCCGGCAGCACCCGCGAGAAGAAGATCGGGAAGTACAGGATGAACCCGCTCAGCGCCATGATCGCCGCGCCGAAGATGAGCCCCCAGTACTCGAACTTCTGCCGGTAGTCGAAGCGGCCGAACCTGGGCGGCGTCTCGGCCCGCCCGACGTAGTAGCGCAGGTTGTCCACGGCGTCCCGGAAGTCCTTCCGGGCGAGGAGCATCGACGGCTGGCTCCGGCGGGTCACCACGCCGGTGACCGCGCCCGCCAGGTGCGCCGCGAAGAGGCCGGACAGGGCGATGCCCGCCGCGCGGTGGAGCCAGCGCACCGCGAAGATGCCGCCGAGGGAGTCGATGACCCACCGGCTCGCGTCGAGGTACGGCCACTTCTGCGGCATCCCGGTCACGAGGAGCGCGCCGAAGAGCAGGATGACGGTCGCGTGCTGGAAGCGGGCCCAGAACGAGAAGCGGACCACGTACTCGGTCGCCCCGGCCTCGCGCATCGTCGCGGTCTCCTTCACCGGCCCGCCGACACCCGGTAGAGGTGGAGCAGCAGGTGCAGCACCAGGCCGATGACGACGAAGGGGATGAAGATCTTGTAGAAGAGACCCACCAGGAACACCAGGGGGGCGTGCCGGAGCGAGGGCTCGTAGTGGGAGAGCCACGCCGCGGGGAAGTCGGGGGAGGCATCCGCGTGACACTTGGCGCACGTGGCAGCGACGGTGGCCTTCATGGCGGCCTGGCCCTTGAGCCGCGGGGAAGCCATGTCGTGGGCGCCGTGGCAGTCGACACAGGTGACGACCACCCGCTGGGAGGCCGCGGAGGCCGCGGCGCGCGTCAGCGAGGCCGTGACGCCGTGGAAATCGGACAGGTAGGTCTGGGCCACGGTCGTCGAGATGCTGTACTTCGCCATCCGCCGCTCGTCGGCGTGGCAGCGGATGCAGATCTCAGGGGAGCCGAGGCGGAACCGCTTGGTGCCGGGCTGCTCGATCTGGTGGTGGGTGTGGCAGTCGGCGCACGCCGGGACGTCCTGGTTGCCCTCCTCGACGAGGGCCTTGCCGTGGACGCTGCGGGCGTACCGCTCGTACACCGCCTGGTGGCAGGTCGCGCAGCTGCGCGACACCATGGCCCGCTTCTCGTGGGGGTTCTGGATGTTGTGGGCCCCGTGGCAGTTGGTGCAGACCGGCGCGGAGTCGAGCCCGCCCTTGACGAGCTCGTAGTGGACGCTCTCCAGGGTCCGCGTGTAGGTGTCGAAGTGGCACTTCTTGCAGGTCTCGTAGGCCGCGATCACGTACGCGCGCTTGGTCGGGAAGGTCGCGCCGCTGGGGTGATCCTGGGCGTACTGGGCGTGACAGTCCGTGCAGACGAGCTGCGAGCCGTGGACCGACCGCGCGAACTCCCGCGGGTCCACGTAGAGGCTCATGACGGAGCCGTCCTTGAGCGTCAGCGAGAGCTGTGGGTCGTCGTGGCAGCCCAGGCACTGGGCAACGCTCTCGGCCGGCTGCTGGGCCGCGGAGATGCCGGCCAGCAGGCCGACGGCCAGCGCCAGCGTGACCGCGATCCCGCCGGTCGTCGCACCACCTCGCCGCGTCATCTCGGTTCCCTCGCAGGCACGCCGGGGACCACTGCGCGCCGGGCTCCAGCGGAGACGGTCTCCCGAGCGCCGGGCGGCCCTGCCCGGGGGGCCAGCTCCGCCGCGCGAGCGAGGCCCCTCGGAATGCCGCCCGACGCCGATTATCCCGCGTCACGATGGGGCGGGTCCAGCTTCTTGCGAACGTCCTCGGCCCACTCGTCGGTGGCCTCCGTCCTGCGGGCGCCCGGCCTGGACCGGCTGAGGAATGCCAGCGAGGGCTCCCACCCGGGCCTGAGCACGCGCACCGCCTCGCGGGCGGCGCCGCGACCCAGCTGGACGGCCTTGACGCTCAGGAGCCAGGCCACCGCCGCGAACCCGATGAAGGGCAGGAACACCGCGTACACGAGCCCCAGAAGCGGCCCGACGATGAGGAGCACGAGGATCGGTACGCGTCGAAACACCTCGACGGGGCTCCCCGGAAGGGGCCCTTCCTCCTCCACGGACTTGAACGACAGCTCCCGCGCATTGAAGTACAGCCCGGGCTCGACCTTGTCACTCCCTCTGTAGGCTTTCATTGCCGTATCCTCCTTTCCGTCCCCAGCCTATGACGGGGCTGGGGGGCGCACCATCGGGCAGATGCCCGATCTTTCGCCCACGACTGCCGTATTTCGGCCTGATGAGTGCCCCACGGGCGGCGGGAGGCTTGACAGGCGTGGCGGCATCGTGAACGATGCGAGCGCGGCCGGGAGTCTCGAGACGGGTTCATCGGAGGGGCAACGTGAGCGCCAGGGCATGTGTGCGCGAGTGGGCCAGAGGTGGTGACGCGGGCGGACGGGATCCGGCGTGAACATCCCGGACCGGTTCTACGACGTCGTGGTGGTTGGCGGCGGGAACGCCGCCCTGTGCGCGGCGATCACGGCGCAGCGCGGGGGAGCCGACGTGCTCCTGCTCGAGGCTGCCCCGGAGGCCCTGAGAGGGGGCAACAGCCGGCACACGCGTGACATCCGGTACATGCACGACCGCGCCGGCGCCTTCGTGACGGGCGCCTACACCGCTGAGGAGTTCTGGGAGGATCTGCAGCGCGTGACCGGAGGGGAGACCGACGAGGCGCTGGCGCGCCTGACCATCTCGGAGTCGGCGGATCTCGGCGACTGGATGCCGGCGCACGGCGTGCGCTGGCAGCAGCCGCTCAAAGGCACGCTCCACCTGGCGCGGACCAACGTCTTCTTCCTGGGTGGCGGCAAGGCGATGGTCAACGCCTACTACGACACTGCCCGGAAGCAGGGGGTGGAGATCCTGTACGAGGCGGAGGTCCAGCGCCTGAACGTGGACGATGGTGTGTTCCGCTCGGCCGTCGTCGCCCGGGGCGGGGCCTCCGGCGAGGTCCGGGCGAAGGCCGTGGTCGTGGCCTCGGGGGGCTTCGAGGCCAATATCCCGTGGCTCAAGGAGTACTGGGGGGAGGCCGCCGACCACTTCGTGATCCGCGGGACACCCTACAACCAGGGCCGGCTGCTGAAGGAGCTGCTCGCGCACGGGGCCAGGCCGGTGGGCAATCCGCGGGAGTTCCACGCGGTGGCGGTGGACGCCCGGGCGCCGAAGTTCGACGGCGGGATCGTCACGCGGCTCGACAGCGTGCCGTTCGGGATCGTCGTCAATCGCGAGGCATCCCGCTTCTACGACGAGGGGGAGGACTTCTGGCCCAAGCGCTACGCCATCTGGGGCGGGCTCATCGCCCGGCAGCCCGGCCAGATCGCCTACTCGATCGTCGACGCGCGCGGGGCGGGCAGGTTCATGCCCTCCGTCTTCCCGCCGCTCCAGGCGGGCTCGCTGACCGACCTGGCGGGGCTGCTGGGCCTCGACGCACGAGCGCTCGTCGCCACCGTGGAGGCGTTCAATCGCGCCGTCCGCCCGGGGTCCTTCGACCCGTCCCGGCTGGACGATTGCCGGACTGAAGGCCTCGAGCCGCCCAAGAGCCACTGGGCCCTTCCCGTGGATCAGCCGCCCTTCTGGGCGTACCCCCTGCGGCCGGGCATCACCTTCACCTACCTCGGCGTCACCGTGAACCGGCAGGCGCAGGTCGTCCTCCGGGACGGCCGCCCGGCGCCGAACCTGTTCGCGGCCGGAGAGGTGATGGCCGGGAACATCCTGGGGCGCGGCTACCTCGCGGGATTCGGGCTGACCATCGGCACGGTGTTCGGCAGGATCGCGGGGAGGGAGGCCGCCCGGCATGCCGTCGGCTGAGCTGGTCCAGGAAGCCGCGCGGCAGATGGTCATCTGCAACGCCTGCCGCTATTGCGAGGGCTACTGCGCGGTGTTCCCCGCCATGGAGCTGCGGCGGGCCTTCTCTGCGCAGGACCTGAGCTATCTGGCCAATCTCTGCTTCGACTGCCGCGACTGCTACTACGCCTGCCAGTACGCCCCGCCGCACGAGTTCGCGGTCAATGTCCCCAGGGTCTTCGCCGAGCTGCGAGCGGACACCTACCGCGACTACAGCTGGCCGCGCCTCCTCGCCGGCCTGTACCGGCGCGGCGGTCTGGCGGGCGGCGTCATCAGCGCGGTATCCGTGGCCGCCGTCCTGCTCCTCGTCCTCGTGCTGGGTGGCCCCGGGGTGCTCCTCTCGGCCCACGTGGGACAGGCGGCCTTTTACCGGGTGGTCCCGTACGCGGCGATGGTCCTGCCGGCCCTGGCCATCGCGCTCTTCGGGCTGGCGGTGCTGCTGGCCGGGGCCATCCGCTTCTGGCGCGACACGGGCGGGAGCCTGCGCGAGATGCTCGATGGGCGGGCCCTGCTGCGGGCGACGGCGGATGCCTTCACGTTGCGCTACCTCGCGGGGGGCGGCGCCGGCTGCAACTACCCGGACGAGGGCTTCTCTCAGTCTCGACGCTGGCTCCACCACCTCGTCTTCTACGGCTTCCTCCTCGATCTGGCCGCGACGACAGTGGCCGCTGCCTACGACCACCTCCTGGGCCGGCCGGCGCCCTACCCCCTTCTGAGCGCGCCCGTGGTCCTCGGCACCCTCGGGGGGGTCATGCTCGTGGCGGGGACCGTCGGCCTGCTGGTCCTCAAGCGGCGGAGCGACCCGGCGCCGGCGGAGCGGCGGATGGTGGCGATGGACGTGGCCTTCCTGCTGGTCCTCCTCCTCACCAGCCTGACGGGGCTCCTGCTGCTCGCCCTGCGCGAGACGGGGGCGATGGGCGCCCTGCTGGCGATTCACCTCGGCATGGTGGCCGCGCTGTTCGTGACCCTGCCGTACGGCAAGTTCGCGCATCTGGTCTACCGCTACGCCGCACTGATCC
The genomic region above belongs to Candidatus Rokuibacteriota bacterium and contains:
- the tcuB gene encoding tricarballylate utilization 4Fe-4S protein TcuB, with product MPSAELVQEAARQMVICNACRYCEGYCAVFPAMELRRAFSAQDLSYLANLCFDCRDCYYACQYAPPHEFAVNVPRVFAELRADTYRDYSWPRLLAGLYRRGGLAGGVISAVSVAAVLLLVLVLGGPGVLLSAHVGQAAFYRVVPYAAMVLPALAIALFGLAVLLAGAIRFWRDTGGSLREMLDGRALLRATADAFTLRYLAGGGAGCNYPDEGFSQSRRWLHHLVFYGFLLDLAATTVAAAYDHLLGRPAPYPLLSAPVVLGTLGGVMLVAGTVGLLVLKRRSDPAPAERRMVAMDVAFLLVLLLTSLTGLLLLALRETGAMGALLAIHLGMVAALFVTLPYGKFAHLVYRYAALIRGAIEQARA